CTGAAAGAGTATATCATGTTGCCTTCCACACCACCGCTGAAACCTATGACCGTCACCATGTCGTACTTCGGCCTGATCTCTTTCAACACTCCGGGCTTTCCCACAGACGGTGTGATGTTCAACAGAGCCTTCAGCGTATTAACAACCGCGGCTATCAACGCGTTCACGATACGTGCGTCCATTGAAATACCTCCTCATTCCCAGTGCTCAGAGAGTTTCACATCGACTTTGAGCGGTACTGATAATTTTACCACTCCCTCCATGATCTCCTTTACCTTCTCTGCAACGAATTCTGCCTCTTCGTTCGGCACTTCGAAAACGAGTTCGTCGTGCACCTGCAATATCATCTTCGTTTTGAGATCGTTCCGTTTTATGAAATCGTGGACCGCGATCATCGCGAGCTTCATTATATCGGCTGCCGTACCCTGGATGGGCGTGTTCACGGCGATCCTTTCGCCTTCCTGCCGGACCGAAGGATCGGAGGATCTGAGCTGCGGCACCTCACGCTTTCTTCCGAAGAGTGTTCTCACGTGTCCCTGAGCCTTGGCAAAGGAGATCGTTTTCGTGAGGTATTCCCTGACCTGTGGATACAGCTCGAAGTATTCCTTTATGAAAGCTTCGGCCTGCTTGTAAGAGAGCCCCGTGCGCTGTGAGAGACCGTAAGCTGTCACACCGTATATGATGGAGAAATTCACCATCTTACCTATCGACCTTTCCCGTGGACCAACGTCTTCCTCTTTGATCCCGAAGATGCGGGCAGCCGTGAACGTGTGAACGTCTTTGTCTTTTATGAACGCCTCGATGAGGTTCTCGTCCTTGCTCATGTGCGCGAGCACCCTGAGCTCGATCTGTGAATAATCGGCGCTCATGATCTTCCATCCCTTCTCCTGTGGTACGATGGCTTTGCGTATTTCTTTGCCTTCCTCCTGTTTGCTCGGAAGATTCTGCAAATTTGGATCGCTGCTGCTCAGTCTCCCGGTTGCCGTACCCGTCTGGTGGAAACTGGTGTGGATCCTGCCGGTCTTCGGATGAACGAGTTTGGGAAGCACGTCCAGATAGGTGGATTTCAATTTTTGATATTTCCTGTAAGAGAGTATCAGCGGCACGATGGGATGTTCATCAACGAGGTCTTCGAGCACGTCCGCCCTCGTGGAAAGCTCGCCACCGGGTGTTCTGCCCTTCGGTTTGATCCTGAGCTTTTCGAACAGCACGTACGCAGTTTGCTTTGGAGAATTCAGATTGAACACTTCGCCAGCCAGTTCGAATATCTGTTTCGATATTTCGTCCATCTTGACGCTGTATTTCATGGACAGATCTTTCAGATAAGAAACGTCCATGTACACTCCCGTGAGTTCCATCTCCGCGAGAATGGGGATCAGGGGCAGTTCGATCTTTTCAAAAACCTCTATCAAGCCCTGTTCGTGCAGCTTCACGTTCAGAAGCTCGTACAGCCTGCGCGTCACATCCGCATCTTCTGCGGAATACCTCGTGGCATCCTTCACGTCCACATCCGCGAAGGTCACCGCACTGAACAGGGGAGAAGAACTCTTCACCAGTTCTTCGAAGCTCATCATCTTGTAGTTGAGGAATCTCAAAGCCAGTTCATCCAGTCCGAACCTCTTCTCATCGGGGTTGAGCAGGTACGCCGCGATCATCGTATCGAACGCTGGTACGTTCGGTCTGATGCCGTGCACCATGAAGACGGAGTAATCGTACTTCAAATTCTGCCCGACGATCCTGGTGGCTCTGTTCTCCAGAACGGATTTGAGACCGTTCAAAACCTTTTCCAGAGGAAGGTTGGGTCCCTTCCTGTGTCCCACGGGGATGTAGTAACTGGTCTTGTCGGGCAGGGCAATCGACACACCCACCAAATGTGCATCGAGTGGGACCAGGGAATCTGTTTCGGTATCTATCACGATGTACTGGCTGCTGTGCATGCGCTGCAAAAGTTGTTCGAACTCCTGTTCCGTCGTGACGGCTCTGTAGGGCGTTTGCTCCGGTTGCTGGCTGTACAGACCGAGCTCCTTCATCAAGCTCGAGAACTCGAGCTCCTTCAGAAACTCAACGAGTGCGTCCTGCCTGAACCCTCTGTATCTTAGTTCTTCCCAGTCCAGACCGAGTTCCAGATCTATCATGAGCGTGACGAGCTTCTTGCTCTTGAACGCATCGTCTCTGTACTGCAGCAGCAACTTTCCTATCTTGCTGTTCTTGTCGATCTTTTCATATATCTCTTCCAGACTACCATACTTATTTATCAGCTCCACGGCTGTTTTTGCACCTATACCGTACACTCCTGGAACGTTGTCGACGGCATCCCCCGCGAGTGCCAGCAGATCGACGATATGCCTCGGTGGCACCTGAAACTTTTCCAGAACCTTTCGTTCGTTGTAAAGTTCGAGCTCCGAGATGCCCTTGATCGGTCTGAAAACCTTTATCTTCTCGCTCACCAGC
Above is a window of Thermotoga sp. Ku-13t DNA encoding:
- the polA gene encoding DNA polymerase I — encoded protein: MARLFLFDGTGLAFRAYYAIDQALSTSSGIPTNATYGLMRMMIKFLREHVREGDYAGFAMDKKTRTYRHELLAEYKAQRPSAPDAMVQQLPYIKRGVEALGVKVLEYEGCEADDVIATLAKKGESRFEEIYIVSGDKDVLQLVSEKIKVFRPIKGISELELYNERKVLEKFQVPPRHIVDLLALAGDAVDNVPGVYGIGAKTAVELINKYGSLEEIYEKIDKNSKIGKLLLQYRDDAFKSKKLVTLMIDLELGLDWEELRYRGFRQDALVEFLKELEFSSLMKELGLYSQQPEQTPYRAVTTEQEFEQLLQRMHSSQYIVIDTETDSLVPLDAHLVGVSIALPDKTSYYIPVGHRKGPNLPLEKVLNGLKSVLENRATRIVGQNLKYDYSVFMVHGIRPNVPAFDTMIAAYLLNPDEKRFGLDELALRFLNYKMMSFEELVKSSSPLFSAVTFADVDVKDATRYSAEDADVTRRLYELLNVKLHEQGLIEVFEKIELPLIPILAEMELTGVYMDVSYLKDLSMKYSVKMDEISKQIFELAGEVFNLNSPKQTAYVLFEKLRIKPKGRTPGGELSTRADVLEDLVDEHPIVPLILSYRKYQKLKSTYLDVLPKLVHPKTGRIHTSFHQTGTATGRLSSSDPNLQNLPSKQEEGKEIRKAIVPQEKGWKIMSADYSQIELRVLAHMSKDENLIEAFIKDKDVHTFTAARIFGIKEEDVGPRERSIGKMVNFSIIYGVTAYGLSQRTGLSYKQAEAFIKEYFELYPQVREYLTKTISFAKAQGHVRTLFGRKREVPQLRSSDPSVRQEGERIAVNTPIQGTAADIMKLAMIAVHDFIKRNDLKTKMILQVHDELVFEVPNEEAEFVAEKVKEIMEGVVKLSVPLKVDVKLSEHWE